In Anaerolineae bacterium, the following proteins share a genomic window:
- a CDS encoding LysM peptidoglycan-binding domain-containing protein — protein MNKRGSWLGVIIALVLVNYILITTVWRAVGQGNAPAPTPTRTPKPTFTPAAVAVVFVTPTSTPRPPATDTPMPPATWTLPPTAAATAGPAEPMVPTPTPAGETTEPTPIPSPTAVPIAAATPMPRVHIVQPGEVLLLIAKQYGVDVEELMRLNNLSSPDWIYVGQELIIPQPAAPPTGEPTPAVTPAPAATSFIHVVQPGESLAAIAYRYGVAVDDLVKVNGLRSADWIYVGQRLIIPAAAPAATVTPTRAAGRVHVVQAGENLTWIAQRYGVSVTALMRANNITDPDTIYVGQQLIIP, from the coding sequence ATGAACAAGCGTGGTTCCTGGTTGGGCGTAATTATTGCCCTGGTCCTGGTGAACTATATCCTGATTACGACCGTCTGGAGGGCGGTCGGGCAGGGAAACGCGCCGGCGCCGACGCCCACCCGCACGCCCAAGCCGACCTTCACCCCGGCGGCGGTGGCTGTGGTCTTCGTCACACCCACCAGCACGCCCCGCCCGCCGGCTACCGATACACCCATGCCGCCGGCTACCTGGACCCTCCCGCCCACGGCGGCGGCCACGGCTGGGCCAGCCGAACCGATGGTCCCCACGCCAACCCCTGCCGGCGAGACGACGGAACCCACCCCCATACCTTCACCGACCGCCGTCCCGATCGCGGCCGCCACACCGATGCCCAGAGTCCATATCGTCCAGCCGGGCGAGGTCCTGCTCCTCATCGCCAAGCAGTACGGTGTGGACGTTGAGGAGCTAATGCGCCTGAACAATCTTTCCAGCCCCGATTGGATTTACGTCGGGCAGGAACTGATTATACCACAGCCGGCCGCCCCGCCAACCGGAGAGCCAACGCCGGCCGTCACCCCGGCGCCGGCGGCCACCAGCTTCATCCATGTGGTCCAGCCGGGCGAAAGCCTGGCGGCCATCGCTTACCGCTACGGTGTGGCGGTGGACGACCTGGTGAAAGTCAACGGCCTGCGCTCCGCCGACTGGATTTACGTGGGTCAGCGCCTCATCATCCCGGCCGCGGCGCCGGCCGCTACCGTTACTCCCACGCGCGCCGCGGGACGCGTGCACGTGGTGCAGGCCGGCGAGAACCTCACCTGGATCGCCCAGCGCTACGGCGTCAGCGTGACAGCGCTGATGCGCGCCAACAACATCACCGACCCGGATACTATTTACGTGGGCCAACAGCTCATCATCCCCTGA